Proteins from a genomic interval of Fusarium oxysporum Fo47 chromosome I, complete sequence:
- a CDS encoding uncharacterized protein (uncharacterized alpha/beta hydrolase domain-domain containing protein), with the protein MAMLSHLPGQSKYARHKREKQGSPKLLFVAFDGTWHGSVKSSKETVVSSLPDLISKGEEVRKIRVNGVGTDNLTDKILGGLGGWGTRRNVITAYRNIADDYNKGDRIIFCGYSRGAWAARYLAMIIECLGLVRDGDTEFFKRLYDACKKDPYLTKANKDDLRRNYKYVKYAFHALALHETRSPYSPTYMCGHNVHQVFFLGDHGNMGKLGQQEGLVHAPLAWMVQQLSSHLGITFDEDKLKKRFPSCTSEGQTEMMSRQGTHDTTHEVMMKHAWCCPSGSIPGAGVGRLVIMGRKDRNPGMVLNYCDAKCTDSSTSESTQHEAASAHAQVHIGARGRQECGFSDAVPGYLGVQPMDPNQVFYWKRRATGEQEVVSADIIREAKVGLLEARLLGLPAAAASHPECCGLNRTQDGDIDTEVSSENEETLDSRVRQSTRVRIKKWFNRRLGANTQGSTDTPASNVSESYPDAQDFPFFFEAKYFLRDCNYKNCGQSFETGTERINHEKHQSKSKVFDTVVGDFDHWLEFAVGARAHEDKQKDKAARSPNPSKNIDCITCERKFEKASTMMKHVENGKCIPELTAMDIFVLGQRLAE; encoded by the exons ATGGCGATGCTCTCCCATCTTCCTGGACAATCGAAGTATGCTCGACACAAAAGAGAGAAACAAGGCTCGCCCAAACTCCTGTTCGTTGCTTTCGATG GCACATGGCATGGTAGCGTCAAAAGCTCAAAAGAGACCGTGGTATCCAGCCTGCCAGATCTCATTTCCAAGGGCGAGGAAGTTCGAAAGATTCGTGTCAATGGAGTAGGGACTGATAACTTAACAGACAAGATTCTCGGGG GTCTTGGTGGTTGGGGCACACGTCGAAACGTCATAACCGCCTATA GGAATATTGCGGATGACTACAACAAGGGTGACAGGATCATCTTTTGTGGCTACTCTCGAG GCGCATGGGCTGCTCGATATCTAGCAATGATCATCGAATGTCTAGGTCTGGTTCGTGACGGAGACACGGAGTTTTTCAAGCGTTTGTATGACGCGTGCAAGAAGGATCCATACCTTACCAAGGCTAACAAGGACGATCTACGCCGCAATTATAAAT ATGTGAAGTATGCTTTTCACGCTCTGGCTTTGCACGAAACAAGAAGTCCTTATAGTCCAACTTACATGTGTGGACACAACGTCCATCAGGTTTTCTTTCTAGGCGATCACGGTAACATGGGTAAGCTTGGGCAGCAAGAAGGCCTTGTGCACGCTCCTCTCGCGTGGATGGTGCAACAACTCTCTTCCCATCTGGGTATCACTTTCGATGAGGATAAACTCAAAAAGCGCTTCCCAAGCTGTACTTCTGAAGGGCAAACTGAAATGATGTCTCGACAAGGAACTCATGACACTACGCATGAGGTCATGATGAAACATGCCTGGTGCTGTCCTAGTGGTTCTATTCCCGGAGCTGGGGTCGGCAGACTAGTCATCATGGGTAGAAAGGACCGGAACCCAGGAATGGTTCTCAACTACTGTGACGCCAAGTGCACCGACTCCAGTACAAGCGAATCAACTCAGCATGAGGCTGCTTCAGCCCATGCTCAAGTACACATCGGCGCTCGTGGACGACAAGAATGTGGCTTCAGCGATGCAGTGCCAGGGTATCTTGGTGTTCAGCCTATGGATCCAAATCAAGTGTTTTActggaagagaagagcgACAGGTGAGCAGGAAGTGGTTTCTGCAGATATCATTCGGGAGGCAAAGGTTGGGCTTTTGGAGGCGAGGCTTTTGGGCCTTCCTGCGGCGGCAGCTAGTCACCCGGAATGCTGTGGTCTGAACCGCACACAAGATGGGGATATCGATACTGAGGTTTCATCTGAGAATGAAGAAACTTTGGACTCGAGGGTGCGGCAAAGTACTAGGGTCAGGATCAAGAAGTGGTTTAACAGGAGGCTTGGTGCAA ACACTCAAGGCAGCACAGACACACCAGCATCCAATGTCTCTGAATCATATCCCGATGCTCAAGAtttccccttcttctttgaggcGAAATATTTCTTGAGAGATTGTAACTACAAGAACTGTGGGCAGTCTTTCGAAACTGGCACGGAACGCATTAATCATGAG AAACACCAGTCCAAATCCAAAGTCTTCGATACCGTCGTTGGGGACTTTGACCACTGGCTTGAATTCGCCGTCGGAGCACGAGCACACGAAGACAAGCAGAAAGACAAAGCAGCTCGCAGTCCCAATCCCAGCAAAAATATCGACTGCATCACCTGTGAACGAAAGTTCGAAAAAGCATCCACAATGATGAAGCACGTCGAAAACGGCAAATGTATCCCCGAGTTAACTGCGATGGATATCTTTGTCCTCGGACAACGATTAGCTGAGTGA
- a CDS encoding S-adenosyl-L-methionine-dependent methyltransferase, translating to MPSFDEKKAYVEQEETFFDDGREIELLHYIYGRSDIDELRGSPERVLQAIDEFGRTKKYLMNVGEDKGKIVTDLIAEVKPRVMVELGGYVGYSTLLFANAVRESGGTHYFSLERNPEFAAVITSLLDLSGLRDIARVIVGPSDAGLARLHANGTISKIDLMFLDHYKPAYTSDLKLCERLGLVGPGSVLAADNVIKPGNPPYLAYVRSSVAEKRAAKGGNEKEGFTDRTAKQYAKREGEEKINEEEGDPNLVYESKLVHSFEPTGVPDAVEITRCTGRED from the exons ATGCCCTCCTTTGACGAAAAGAAAGCTTACGTTGAGCAAGAAGAAACGTTCTTCGACGATGGGCGTGAGATTGAGCTTCTGCACTACATCTATGGTCGGTCAGACATTGATGAGCTGCGAGGCTCGCCGGAGCGTGTCCTTCAAGCCATTGATGAGTTTGGACGTACGAAGAAGTATCTCATGAACGTGGGTGaggacaagggcaagattgTAACAGATCTGATCGCTGAAGTGAAGCCCAGAGTCATG GTTGAACTTGGAGGCTACGTTGGCTACTCAACCCTCCTCTTCGCCAACGCCGTCCGCGAATCCGGGGGCACACACTACTTCTCCCTCGAGCGCAACCCCGAATTTGCCGCCGTCATAACATCCCTTCTCGACCTCTCCGGCCTGCGCGACATCGCCCGCGTGATCGTCGGTCCCAGCGACGCAGGCCTAGCCCGCCTCCACGCCAACGGGACAATCTCCAAAATCGACCTCATGTTCCTCGACCACTACAAGCCCGCGTACACGAGCGATCTTAAACTCTGTGAGCGTTTGGGGCTCGTAGGACCGGGTAGTGTTCTGGCGGCTGATAACGTCATCAAGCCAGGGAATCCACCGTATTTGGCGTATGTGAGGAGTAGTGTTGCGGAGAAGCGTGCGGCGAAGGGGGGgaatgagaaggaggggTTTACGGATAGAACTGCGAAACAGTATGCGAAGAGAGAGGGGGAGGAGAAGATtaatgaggaggagggggatCCGAATCTGGTGTATGAGAGTAAGTTGGTTCATAGCTTTGAGCCAACCGGTGTTCCT GACGCTGTCGAGATTACAAGATGCACTGGTCGCGAAGATTAG